From the genome of Marinitoga hydrogenitolerans DSM 16785, one region includes:
- a CDS encoding transcription antitermination factor NusB, with the protein MIRRDAYLLLREFEKKHYIPQKSFEYFNEIYSNEDMALLKNLVWGTIRNLVKIDWYLKKLIKNYKSITPASKWMLRLGAYQLLSDFKPYVAVNETVKIAKNRKVRGFINATLKTLLSKMNDFEEPVWVKFSTPKWLYDYLNDHFPKNYTLSFMEKSYSVNPLTLRINSLKTSIDDLIKNLNDYNTIKTQHSPFGIIVENPKSPIEITELYKNGYFYIQHESSQIIPLILDPIPGEDVLDMCAAPGGKTTEIAQIMENKGKIIALDIDIDRLELIEKNAKRMGIDIIKTKLFSGVDYNEGKYDKILIDAPCSSLGTISIHPEVMHRVSKKDFSNYADIQKQLLENAINNLIKLNGEIVYSTCTISREENTENMKYISSKYTNIQFEKIDLEKYGIKYYYDGFGYYFYPDNSLIPFYVAKLRLL; encoded by the coding sequence ATGATTAGAAGAGATGCTTATTTACTTTTAAGAGAATTTGAGAAAAAACATTATATCCCTCAAAAATCTTTTGAATATTTTAATGAAATTTATTCAAACGAAGACATGGCTTTATTGAAAAATCTTGTCTGGGGTACAATTAGAAATTTAGTTAAAATTGACTGGTATTTAAAGAAACTCATTAAAAATTATAAAAGCATTACTCCCGCTTCAAAATGGATGTTGCGATTAGGTGCTTATCAGCTTCTTAGTGATTTTAAACCTTATGTTGCTGTAAATGAAACTGTTAAAATAGCGAAAAACAGAAAGGTTAGAGGGTTTATTAATGCTACACTTAAAACTTTATTGAGTAAAATGAATGATTTTGAAGAACCTGTATGGGTAAAATTTTCTACTCCAAAATGGCTCTATGATTATTTAAATGATCATTTTCCAAAAAATTATACTTTATCATTTATGGAAAAAAGTTATTCTGTAAACCCTTTAACTTTAAGAATAAATTCATTAAAAACTTCTATAGACGATCTTATTAAAAATTTAAATGATTATAATACTATAAAAACACAACATTCCCCTTTTGGAATTATTGTAGAAAACCCAAAATCTCCTATTGAAATTACTGAATTATATAAAAATGGATATTTTTATATTCAACATGAAAGTTCACAAATTATTCCTTTAATTTTGGATCCTATTCCCGGCGAAGATGTTTTAGATATGTGTGCAGCACCAGGTGGAAAAACAACAGAAATCGCTCAAATAATGGAAAATAAAGGGAAAATCATTGCTCTTGACATTGATATTGATAGATTAGAATTAATTGAAAAAAATGCAAAGCGAATGGGAATTGATATAATCAAAACAAAGTTATTTTCCGGAGTTGACTACAATGAGGGAAAATATGATAAAATACTAATTGATGCACCATGTTCTTCATTGGGAACAATTTCTATTCATCCGGAGGTTATGCATAGGGTTTCAAAAAAGGATTTTTCTAATTATGCGGATATTCAAAAACAACTACTAGAAAACGCAATTAATAATTTAATAAAATTAAATGGTGAGATTGTTTATTCAACTTGTACAATTTCCAGAGAAGAAAATACTGAAAATATGAAATATATCTCTTCAAAATATACCAATATACAATTTGAAAAAATTGATCTGGAAAAATATGGGATAAAATATTACTATGATGGATTTGGTTATTATTTTTATCCTGATAATTCTTTAATTCCTTTTTATGTTGCAAAACTTCGTCTTCTCTAA
- a CDS encoding metal-dependent hydrolase, translating into MPNFKTHVITGILFYPTYFLLYSFILDIANKAFYPDESIILISFFLFVLGSDLPDVDHKFSLINKIFRILLVGIGIYIVFKIRRYFDFFSFFPFRLYIIKTLYIIIGIILGSLIGILFNYITKHRGKWHSPITGIIIGIIMYILKTNSYYIIDYNALFLSLSLTIGFFVHLFLDFHFKG; encoded by the coding sequence ATGCCAAACTTTAAAACACATGTAATCACAGGAATATTATTTTATCCTACATATTTTCTACTATATTCCTTTATTTTAGATATAGCAAATAAGGCCTTTTACCCGGATGAATCAATAATTTTAATATCTTTTTTTCTTTTTGTGCTTGGTTCGGATTTGCCAGATGTGGATCATAAATTTTCTTTAATAAATAAGATTTTTAGAATATTATTAGTCGGAATAGGAATATATATAGTTTTTAAAATTAGAAGATACTTTGATTTTTTTTCGTTTTTCCCATTTAGATTATATATAATAAAAACATTATATATAATAATTGGAATAATTTTAGGGAGTTTAATTGGAATATTATTTAATTATATAACCAAGCATAGAGGTAAATGGCATAGCCCAATTACAGGTATAATAATTGGAATAATAATGTATATTTTAAAAACCAATAGTTATTATATTATTGATTATAATGCTCTATTTTTATCTTTGTCATTGACAATAGGATTTTTTGTTCATCTGTTTTTAGATTTTCATTTTAAAGGTTGA
- a CDS encoding tetratricopeptide repeat protein has translation MKKYLLFLFLLINILNFSTSIEDIKNLSKMPNTLNQAWVQFVKYISENPNDPSIGILGEILSAKKYFYENYKNAPFLNSLIQENFNKFCNSLGLYNGNLNEEETQLILKIFPKIPLSIKRTLETGIIELNSYKYFYKLDGLNKYISPFTYQGFLQIFVDKSIKSPVFLDKDMEKFVVTFVPKSKIAEINNILNNSTYFLDENNYLGAFKLLDFLRREGIINTEELQTYSLLKKYFDLKAQIGELSSNIYIVELNSLENFTQNILNITEQTLNLNIEKNTLYTLLTGILKTIRIRIESSNKIIFKKPPDNIDKLIEDSQEPLKTELIELKQTILNSVINKKDTSTVASKSNIATKTEKNEKNNGLVIYYAIILILFLIFIFLIPYFILSHKSVEFYMKLKLYKIALKITEKMIIKDPNDYKTYILMARILEELDEVEQAMMAYKMAHKKKQSQQN, from the coding sequence ATGAAGAAATATCTTCTTTTTCTTTTTTTATTAATAAATATTTTAAATTTTTCCACATCTATTGAAGATATTAAAAATCTTTCAAAAATGCCAAATACATTAAATCAAGCATGGGTTCAATTTGTAAAATATATTTCAGAAAACCCAAATGATCCATCTATTGGTATCTTAGGAGAAATTTTATCTGCTAAAAAATACTTTTATGAAAATTATAAAAATGCTCCTTTCCTTAACTCTTTAATACAAGAAAATTTCAATAAATTTTGTAATTCTCTTGGTTTATATAATGGAAATTTAAATGAAGAGGAAACCCAATTAATATTAAAGATTTTCCCAAAAATCCCATTAAGTATAAAAAGAACTTTGGAAACAGGTATTATTGAATTAAATTCATATAAATATTTTTATAAATTAGATGGTTTAAATAAATATATATCTCCTTTTACATACCAGGGGTTTTTACAAATATTTGTAGATAAATCTATTAAATCTCCTGTTTTTTTGGATAAAGACATGGAAAAATTTGTTGTCACTTTTGTTCCTAAATCTAAAATAGCAGAAATAAACAACATTTTAAATAATTCTACTTATTTCCTTGATGAAAACAATTATCTTGGGGCATTTAAATTACTCGACTTTTTAAGAAGAGAAGGAATTATTAATACTGAAGAGTTACAAACATATTCATTATTAAAAAAATATTTCGATTTAAAAGCTCAAATTGGCGAATTATCTTCAAATATATATATTGTTGAATTAAATAGTTTAGAAAATTTTACCCAAAATATTTTAAATATAACTGAGCAAACATTAAATTTAAATATTGAAAAAAATACATTGTATACCCTATTAACCGGAATATTAAAAACTATAAGAATTAGAATTGAAAGTTCAAATAAAATAATATTTAAAAAACCACCTGATAATATCGATAAGTTAATAGAAGATTCTCAAGAACCATTAAAAACTGAACTTATAGAATTAAAACAAACAATTTTAAATTCTGTAATTAATAAAAAGGATACATCAACTGTTGCATCTAAATCAAATATTGCAACCAAAACAGAAAAAAATGAAAAAAATAATGGATTAGTGATATATTATGCTATTATTTTAATTTTATTTTTAATATTTATTTTCCTTATACCATATTTTATTCTTTCACATAAAAGTGTAGAATTTTATATGAAACTAAAATTATACAAAATCGCCTTAAAAATAACAGAAAAGATGATAATAAAGGATCCTAATGATTATAAAACTTATATATTAATGGCACGTATTCTCGAAGAATTAGATGAAGTTGAGCAAGCTATGATGGCATATAAAATGGCTCATAAAAAAAAACAATCTCAACAAAATTAA
- the flgL gene encoding flagellar hook-associated protein FlgL → MRITQSMIANNAINNIRNSMLRREELSVQITTGKRINKPSDDPLNAGKSSYLMSRNRLLNEYVDNIKNTRSVLVYYDTALQEMQNVNRRIKELTVQAANDTQTVEDRNNIAIELKQLKEHLYKLANTQIGGKYIFGGAKTDLPPVRKENESVVINTPQEANIRAKLPLEHIDIEYGVTVYDIFKTDSGETVFGILDRLISSVESGNNENIERDLGSLDSILNKVNANLARVGSVDNMLESMEKRFEKVIDNNTDVINELVGTDLTKALSDLSLEQTTLQAALKTTAQILPQSLVDFIR, encoded by the coding sequence ATGAGAATTACGCAAAGCATGATTGCAAATAATGCAATAAACAATATTAGGAATTCAATGCTAAGAAGAGAAGAATTAAGTGTGCAAATAACAACGGGAAAAAGAATTAATAAACCTTCGGATGATCCGTTGAATGCTGGAAAATCCAGTTATCTAATGAGTAGAAATAGATTGTTAAATGAGTATGTTGATAATATAAAAAATACAAGATCTGTGTTGGTTTATTATGATACAGCATTACAGGAAATGCAGAATGTTAATCGTCGGATAAAAGAGTTAACTGTTCAAGCGGCTAACGATACCCAAACAGTTGAAGACAGAAATAATATTGCTATTGAGCTTAAACAGCTAAAAGAGCATCTATATAAATTAGCAAATACACAAATTGGGGGTAAATATATTTTTGGTGGAGCGAAGACAGATTTGCCACCAGTAAGAAAAGAAAATGAATCAGTTGTTATTAACACTCCACAAGAAGCAAATATAAGAGCGAAACTTCCTCTTGAACACATTGATATTGAATATGGTGTAACAGTATACGACATTTTTAAAACAGATTCAGGCGAAACTGTGTTTGGAATATTAGATAGACTTATAAGTTCTGTTGAAAGTGGAAATAATGAAAATATAGAAAGAGATTTGGGTTCTTTGGATAGCATTTTAAATAAAGTAAATGCTAATTTGGCTCGGGTTGGAAGTGTAGATAATATGTTAGAATCTATGGAAAAAAGATTTGAGAAAGTAATAGATAATAATACAGATGTTATTAATGAATTAGTAGGTACCGATTTAACAAAAGCATTAAGTGATTTATCACTTGAACAAACGACTTTACAAGCAGCATTGAAGACAACTGCACAAATATTACCACAATCCCTTGTGGATTTTATTAGATAG
- the fliW gene encoding flagellar assembly protein FliW, producing the protein MSQNKSKYNTKFGELEIADNEIIIFESGIPGFENLKKFYIHFSKETFPIQWLLSLENPEITFPVIDPVLVRVDYTFDLSKDIVEYLEIKKPEDVKIFTIMTIPHGDPDNITVNLKAPIIISKVNNKGVQLILENENYHLKHNVKEEISRSDEIIKKQAPDKERGA; encoded by the coding sequence ATTTCTCAAAATAAAAGTAAATATAACACAAAATTTGGTGAATTAGAAATAGCAGATAACGAAATAATAATATTTGAAAGCGGAATACCAGGATTTGAAAATCTTAAAAAATTTTATATCCATTTTTCAAAAGAAACATTTCCCATACAATGGTTATTATCTTTAGAAAATCCAGAAATAACATTTCCAGTAATAGATCCTGTATTAGTGAGGGTTGATTACACATTTGACTTATCAAAAGATATTGTTGAATATTTAGAAATTAAAAAACCGGAGGACGTAAAAATATTTACAATAATGACAATTCCTCATGGTGATCCTGATAATATCACAGTAAATTTAAAAGCACCAATAATTATTTCTAAAGTGAACAACAAAGGTGTTCAGTTAATTTTAGAAAATGAAAATTATCATTTGAAACATAATGTAAAAGAAGAAATTTCGAGAAGCGATGAAATTATAAAAAAACAGGCACCTGATAAAGAAAGGGGTGCATAA
- a CDS encoding type III PLP-dependent enzyme produces MEVNDLIREAAKKIETPFLVLDIEQVKKNYLRLKESMKNVEIFYAVKANSHIEILKVLRDLGSSFDVASVGEINKLLSLGVSPKKMSFGNPIKKEKDIAYAWEVGIEYFSVDSEMEVEKVARNAPGSKVYARIATSSSDSDWPLSGKFGTDIDHVISILNWANRHGLKPFGVSFHVGSQSYNKYKWQEAILESSVVFNKLLKNGIELKMLNLGGGIPVQHTKPIPTVEEIGEIVDDSIQEYLWKHKNLMVITEPGRSMVGDAGILVSKVILKSRKGSKKWIYLDVGVFHGLMETIENFQYEIQIEGKNYDKTDVFTIAGPTCDSVDTIYEDILLPANIDYNDIVYFINTGAYTVEYAAHFNGIEPPKVYTIDELKELIR; encoded by the coding sequence ATGGAAGTTAATGATTTAATAAGAGAAGCTGCAAAAAAAATAGAAACTCCTTTTTTAGTATTAGATATCGAACAGGTTAAAAAAAATTATTTAAGATTAAAAGAATCGATGAAAAACGTTGAAATTTTTTATGCTGTTAAAGCAAATTCCCATATTGAAATCTTAAAAGTTTTAAGAGATTTAGGATCTTCTTTTGATGTTGCTTCTGTTGGAGAAATAAATAAATTATTATCTTTAGGTGTGAGCCCGAAAAAAATGAGTTTTGGTAATCCTATAAAGAAAGAAAAAGATATTGCATATGCCTGGGAAGTTGGCATAGAATATTTTTCTGTAGATAGTGAAATGGAAGTTGAAAAAGTTGCTAGAAATGCCCCTGGTTCAAAGGTATATGCAAGAATTGCCACCAGTTCTTCAGATAGTGATTGGCCATTGTCTGGAAAATTCGGAACAGATATTGATCATGTTATTTCAATTTTAAACTGGGCTAATAGGCATGGTTTAAAACCTTTTGGTGTAAGTTTTCATGTTGGCTCTCAATCATATAATAAATATAAATGGCAAGAAGCTATATTGGAATCCAGCGTAGTTTTTAATAAACTATTAAAAAATGGTATAGAATTAAAAATGTTAAATCTTGGTGGTGGAATCCCTGTTCAACATACTAAACCTATACCCACTGTAGAGGAAATTGGAGAAATTGTAGATGATTCTATTCAAGAATATTTATGGAAACATAAAAATTTGATGGTTATTACTGAACCTGGACGTTCAATGGTAGGTGATGCTGGAATTCTAGTATCAAAGGTTATTTTAAAAAGCCGAAAAGGATCCAAAAAATGGATTTATCTTGATGTTGGAGTTTTTCATGGTTTAATGGAAACTATAGAAAATTTTCAATACGAAATTCAGATTGAAGGAAAAAATTATGATAAAACTGATGTTTTCACTATAGCGGGGCCCACATGTGATAGTGTTGATACTATATATGAGGATATTCTGCTTCCCGCTAACATTGATTACAATGATATCGTCTATTTCATAAATACTGGAGCTTATACTGTTGAATATGCAGCTCACTTTAATGGAATAGAACCTCCAAAGGTGTATACTATAGATGAATTAAAAGAATTAATAAGATAA
- the tsaB gene encoding tRNA (adenosine(37)-N6)-threonylcarbamoyltransferase complex dimerization subunit type 1 TsaB: protein MNILGIDASNKGLLIVLKKNNSVYYKENFEKNSGSYIIALIDEILKENSIDLDNIDFFGCSVGPGSFTGIRISIASLQGLLFKKNKHVVPVISTEVLFNSYNGIHKNKKIAILKRARVDAAYVHIFDKGKTVFPPALVSIDSLKEIIKNSFLLGDESLYFKEKLNLNNEILSSNFSIDSFINYIENNKDKAILAKDLKILYLQKPLAVENFERKKQMKIDEDIYN from the coding sequence TTGAATATTCTTGGTATAGATGCTTCAAATAAAGGACTTTTAATAGTTTTAAAAAAGAATAATTCTGTTTATTACAAAGAAAACTTTGAAAAAAATTCAGGGAGTTATATTATAGCATTAATAGATGAAATATTAAAAGAAAACTCTATAGATTTAGACAATATCGATTTCTTCGGATGTTCTGTAGGACCTGGATCTTTTACTGGAATTAGAATATCCATTGCGTCTTTACAGGGATTGCTTTTTAAAAAAAATAAACATGTTGTTCCTGTAATTTCTACAGAGGTTTTGTTTAATAGCTATAATGGAATTCATAAAAATAAAAAAATAGCCATTTTAAAAAGGGCTCGCGTTGATGCTGCTTATGTTCATATTTTCGATAAAGGTAAAACTGTTTTCCCTCCTGCTCTGGTGTCTATTGATTCATTAAAAGAAATCATTAAAAATTCTTTTTTACTTGGTGATGAAAGCTTATATTTTAAAGAAAAATTGAATCTTAATAATGAAATTTTATCATCAAATTTTTCTATAGACTCATTTATCAATTATATTGAAAACAACAAAGATAAAGCTATCTTGGCAAAAGATTTGAAAATATTATATCTTCAAAAACCTCTTGCTGTTGAAAATTTTGAAAGAAAAAAACAAATGAAAATTGACGAAGATATTTATAATTAG
- a CDS encoding asparaginase: protein MGKIAIITTGGTIAMIHDPLLGVVPSEEKNKHLNEIPELRNIAETELIEFTNIPSPHMTPKVMFKLSRFIKKILSRNDIDGAVITHGTDTLEETAYFLDLVLNEKKPIVLTAAMRNWNEPSTDGPANLISSVRVASSKKAINKGILVCLNDEIHSAREVTKTYTSNVATFDSPGYGPLGIVDEDAIIFYRESLLRMHIDAKDVEDKVALIKTYTGDDGSILNVLPDLGFKGVVVEGFGRGNVPPKVADKIEWLVKEKSLPVIVVSRCFKGRVLGVYGYHGGGADLKNKGAILGNEVSGQKARIKLTVALGVTNNIEELRKYFEFNGAD, encoded by the coding sequence ATGGGAAAAATTGCAATAATTACAACTGGTGGAACTATAGCTATGATACACGATCCATTATTAGGCGTTGTCCCCTCTGAAGAAAAAAATAAACATTTAAATGAAATACCAGAATTAAGAAATATTGCTGAAACTGAATTGATTGAATTTACAAATATTCCAAGTCCACATATGACCCCTAAAGTTATGTTTAAACTTTCAAGATTTATAAAAAAGATTTTATCAAGAAATGATATAGATGGTGCTGTTATAACCCATGGAACCGACACTCTTGAAGAAACTGCCTATTTTTTAGATCTTGTTTTAAATGAAAAAAAACCTATTGTTTTAACTGCTGCTATGAGAAATTGGAATGAGCCAAGTACCGATGGCCCTGCAAATTTAATTTCATCAGTAAGAGTTGCTTCTTCTAAAAAAGCTATTAATAAAGGCATTCTTGTATGTTTAAATGATGAAATACATTCTGCACGGGAAGTTACTAAAACTTATACAAGCAACGTTGCCACTTTCGATTCTCCTGGATATGGACCATTAGGAATAGTAGATGAAGATGCTATAATATTTTATAGAGAATCACTTTTAAGAATGCATATTGATGCAAAAGATGTTGAAGATAAAGTTGCATTAATAAAAACTTATACTGGTGATGATGGATCTATCTTAAATGTTTTACCAGATTTGGGTTTTAAAGGTGTTGTTGTTGAAGGTTTTGGAAGAGGTAATGTACCTCCAAAAGTTGCTGATAAAATTGAATGGCTTGTAAAAGAAAAATCATTGCCCGTTATAGTTGTTTCAAGGTGTTTTAAAGGTAGAGTTCTTGGGGTGTACGGTTACCATGGTGGTGGAGCTGATCTAAAAAACAAAGGAGCTATTTTGGGAAATGAGGTTTCTGGGCAAAAAGCTCGTATTAAATTAACAGTGGCTTTAGGGGTAACTAATAATATTGAAGAGTTAAGAAAATATTTTGAATTTAATGGAGCTGATTAA
- a CDS encoding carbon storage regulator, whose product MLVLSRKNDEGITIMIDDKILKIKVLNIEGNAIKLGFEGPREFKIYREEVYESIMKENISATKVKDVSQVKKLFNKK is encoded by the coding sequence ATGTTAGTACTATCCAGAAAGAATGATGAGGGAATAACTATAATGATTGATGACAAAATATTAAAAATAAAAGTTCTAAATATAGAAGGTAATGCAATCAAATTGGGATTTGAGGGGCCAAGAGAATTTAAGATATATAGAGAAGAAGTGTACGAAAGTATAATGAAAGAAAACATTTCTGCAACTAAAGTAAAAGACGTATCTCAAGTAAAAAAATTATTTAACAAAAAATAG
- a CDS encoding lipoate--protein ligase family protein, which translates to MIRLIIDAYHMGSWNMACDLSIAKHVGKGVQPTTIRLYGWTLPTLSLGRFQKLEDIDFDFLKNNNIDIVRRPTGGRAVLHNNEITYLFSASTNHHLLPKNVIGSYKVIAEALIKSMEFLNIYCDIEKNKSKHLNTPACYDSPSIYEITIEKKKFIGSAQYRNDYYILQHGAIPNEFPLENYVNSFKLIEDKKIKLYNHLKNKVIDIKSILNKKISFEEMAEAFKFGFSQIFNEEIFIGELSNSEYELTKKLIEKFDIDKNP; encoded by the coding sequence ATGATACGCCTTATAATAGATGCATATCATATGGGTTCATGGAATATGGCTTGTGATTTATCAATTGCTAAACATGTTGGAAAAGGTGTACAACCTACAACAATTAGATTATACGGTTGGACTTTACCAACACTTTCATTAGGGAGATTTCAAAAATTAGAAGACATTGATTTTGACTTTTTGAAAAATAATAATATCGATATTGTTAGAAGGCCAACCGGAGGAAGAGCCGTTTTACATAATAACGAAATTACATATTTATTTTCTGCCTCAACTAATCATCATCTTCTTCCAAAAAATGTTATTGGAAGTTATAAGGTTATAGCCGAAGCTTTAATAAAAAGTATGGAATTTCTAAATATTTATTGCGATATTGAAAAAAATAAAAGCAAACATTTAAATACTCCTGCATGCTATGATTCACCATCCATTTATGAAATTACCATTGAAAAGAAAAAATTTATTGGTAGTGCGCAATATAGGAATGATTATTATATTTTACAACATGGCGCTATACCAAATGAGTTTCCTTTGGAAAACTATGTAAATTCGTTTAAATTAATTGAAGACAAAAAAATTAAGCTTTATAACCATTTAAAAAACAAAGTCATTGACATAAAATCTATACTAAATAAAAAAATTTCTTTCGAAGAAATGGCTGAAGCTTTTAAATTTGGTTTTTCACAGATTTTTAATGAAGAAATTTTTATTGGAGAATTATCAAACTCAGAATATGAACTTACAAAAAAACTTATAGAAAAATTTGATATTGATAAAAATCCCTAA
- a CDS encoding AI-2E family transporter encodes MKLSANLKGALFTSLYFFLFVSIAFISKDVFAIIIFTMGFVLAINLIAKGLNRLKIPMKIAVVISLIGSLFFLYLLLVLLIPTVIKEISNFIVFLNDFFQKAQWKVLLQNQPENIVDNIENFMNSLQPKLIDLLSNFIELIPTYGQKAFTFLFFLTIGTIYFSFYFDYFKEKLQYLYPKSLRKSANEFYNEAFNQIEHYVVATLLASAFVGISAFLAMSFLGIKYQLLLSFWAAVTNFIPVIGVILEFIPMIIVGVSSGLTTMLLFLVIMSIIHGAAFIIFIAIMKDYGRINPVITIFSLLVLGSIISLTGALIAVPTAMIIKVFWQIYIKPELERS; translated from the coding sequence ATGAAATTAAGTGCTAACCTTAAAGGAGCTTTATTTACTTCCTTATATTTTTTCCTGTTTGTCAGTATAGCATTTATATCAAAAGATGTTTTCGCAATAATAATATTCACAATGGGGTTTGTCTTAGCTATAAATTTAATTGCCAAAGGATTAAATCGCTTAAAAATTCCCATGAAAATAGCCGTTGTAATATCTTTGATTGGATCTTTATTTTTTCTTTATCTTTTACTTGTTCTGCTTATTCCTACAGTAATTAAAGAAATAAGTAATTTTATTGTTTTTCTCAATGATTTTTTTCAAAAAGCACAATGGAAGGTTTTATTACAAAACCAACCTGAAAATATTGTTGATAATATAGAAAATTTCATGAATTCCTTACAACCTAAGTTAATAGATTTACTTTCTAACTTTATCGAATTAATTCCAACTTATGGTCAAAAAGCATTTACTTTTTTATTCTTTTTAACTATTGGAACTATATATTTTAGTTTTTATTTCGATTATTTTAAAGAGAAACTTCAATATCTTTATCCAAAATCTTTGAGAAAATCTGCAAATGAATTTTATAACGAAGCTTTTAATCAAATTGAACATTATGTTGTTGCAACATTACTTGCTTCTGCATTTGTTGGTATTTCAGCTTTTTTAGCTATGTCATTTTTGGGAATAAAATATCAATTATTATTAAGTTTTTGGGCTGCTGTCACTAATTTTATACCTGTCATAGGTGTCATTTTAGAATTTATTCCTATGATAATTGTTGGTGTTTCAAGTGGTTTAACAACAATGTTATTATTTTTAGTTATTATGTCGATAATTCACGGAGCTGCTTTTATTATTTTTATTGCTATTATGAAAGATTATGGTAGAATAAATCCTGTAATAACTATATTTTCTCTATTAGTCCTCGGCTCTATTATTAGTCTTACTGGTGCTTTGATTGCTGTCCCTACTGCTATGATAATAAAAGTATTCTGGCAAATTTATATTAAACCCGAACTTGAGAGGAGCTAA